A region from the Panicum hallii strain FIL2 chromosome 1, PHallii_v3.1, whole genome shotgun sequence genome encodes:
- the LOC112879249 gene encoding myb family transcription factor APL has translation MFPSKKATSAAAAAAPVSSNDRPMCVQGDSGLVLTTDPKPRLRWTVELHERFVDAVTQLGGPDKATPKTIMRVMGVKGLTLYHLKSHLQKFRLGKQPHKEFNDHSVKDAAAMEMQRNAASSSGIMGRSMNDRSVHMNEAIRMQMEVQRRLHEQLEVQKHLQMRIEAQGKYMQSILEKAYQTLASGDVAACPAGYKSLGNQAILDVCSLKDIGPSMGFASLQDLHMYGGGHLELHEQMERPMEAFFANCDIGSLGKKRPNNPYAAGKSPMMWGDDEQGKGIDQLQMAPPMMDAGIDVMDSIADVYGDVKPMMSGDSTGSKGCFDGKLERPSPRRPHMGNERMGSPSVIGGQTRNLSYG, from the exons atgttcccttccaagaaggccactAGCGCCGCTGCCGCAGCCGCTCCCGTGAGCTCAAATGACAGGCCGATGTGCGTGCAGGGAGACTCGGGGCTCGTCCTCACCACCGACCCCAAGCCCCGCCTCCGGTGGACGGTCGAGCTCCATGAGCGCTTCGTCGACGCCGTCACGCAGCTCGGCGGCCCGGACA AGGCGACTCCGAAGACTATCATGAGGGTCATGGGAGTGAAGGGGCTTACTCTCTACCACCTCAAGAGCCACCTTCag AAATTTAGGTTAGGGAAGCAGCCGCACAAGGAGTTCAACGATCACTCAGTTAAGGATG CTGCGGCGATGGAGATGCAACGAAACGCAGCCTCTTCTTCAGGCATAATGGGAAGAAGCATGAATGA CCGCAGCGTCCACATGAATGAGGCTATCAGAATGCAAATGGAAGTCCAGAGAAGGCTACATGAGCAACTAGAG GTGCAGAAGCATCTCCAGATGAGGATTGAAGCCCAGGGGAAGTACATGCAGTCCATCCTGGAGAAAGCCTACCAGACCCTCGCCTCCGGCGACGTCGCTGCGTGCCCGGCCGGGTACAAATCCCTAGGGAACCAGGCGATTCTCGACGTCTGCTCGCTCAAGGACATCGGCCCTTCCATGGGCTTCGCTTCCCTGCAAGACCTGCACATGTACGGCGGTGGCCACCTGGAGCTGCATGAGCAGATGGAGCGGCCAATGGAGGCCTTCTTCGCGAACTGCGACATTGGCTCGCTGGGGAAGAAGAGGCCCAACAACCCTTACGCCGCCGGCAAGAGTCCGATGATGTGGGGCGACGACGAGCAGGGCAAGGGCATCGACCAGCTCCAGATGGCGCCGCCGATGATGGACGCCGGCATCGACGTCATGGACTCTATCGCCGACGTGTACGGCGACGTGAAGCCCATGATGTCCGGCGACTCCACGGGGAGCAAGGGCTGCTTCGACGGCAAGCTCGAGAGGCcttcgccgcggcggccgcacATGGGCAATGAGAGGATGGGCAGCCCGTCGGTGATCGGAGGCCAGACAAGGAACCTGTCCTACGGGTAA
- the LOC112884034 gene encoding squamosa promoter-binding-like protein 4, protein MEWTARKPAASPSSPPLLWDWGDHAAAGSGSSGDAPARRGGKEREAKRTKGEEGGGAEVRCQVEGCGLELGTAKDYHRKHRVCEAHTKCPRVVVAGQERRFCQQCSRFHALSEFDQKKRSCRRRLSDHNARRRKPQPDAYAFASARLPSSLFDDRRQISFVWNKAPLSHIRPFTSPWDSSSDFKLPHAKEIRELSTKVGTITGQVHFDKSHLSNAIPTLSHGKELLPMKGPDTSITASKFDGAPDLQRALSLLSAGSCGFPDPVPQASCLIQFTGASENSSDLHLSHGGNSGPASCADEQHIAPQPQLVRFTMDASSNVYEPTFFGVNQIN, encoded by the exons ATGGAGTGGACGGCCCGGAAGCCCGCCGCTTCGCCCTCCTCGCCTCCCCTGCTCTGGGACTGGGGCGACCACGCCGCCGCGGGCTCAGGCTCCTCCGGCGAcgcgccggcgcggcgcggcgggaaGGAGCGGGAGGCGAAGCGTACCAAGGGCGAGGAGGGCGGGGGAGCGGAAGTTAGGTGCCAAGTTGAGGGGTGCGGGCTGGAGCTCGGCACGGCCAAGGACTACCACCGGAAGCACCGCGTCTGCGAGGCCCACACCAAGTGCCCCcgcgtcgtcgtcgccggccaGGAGCGCCGCTTCTGCCAGCAGTGCAGCCG GTTTCATGCTCTGTCAGAGTTTGATCAGAAGAAGAGGAGCTGCAGGAGGCGTCTGTCTGATCACAATGCCCGTCGGCGGAAGCCTCAGCCAGATGCGTACGCCTTTGCCTCTGCAAGGCTGCCTTCATCATTGTTTG ATGATAGGCGGCAAATAAGTTTTGTCTGGAATAAAGCTCCTCTTAGCCATATAAGACCTTTCACTTCTCCATGGGACAGCTCATCTGACTTCAAGCTCCCACATGCCAAGGAAATAAGAGAGCTATCAACAAAAGTTGGGACAATAACTGGACAAGTTCATTTCGATAAATCTCACCTGTCCAATGCCATTCCAACACTTAGCCATGGCAAAGAGCTGTTGCCAATGAAAG GTCCGGACACATCAATAACTGCTTCAAAATTCGATGGAGCACCGGATCTTCAGCGTGCTCTCTCTCTTCTGTCAGCTGGCTCTTGTGGATTCCCGGATCCTGTACCGCAAGCATCTTGCCTTATCCAGTTCACTGGTGCCAGCGAGAACAGCAGTGACCTTCATTTATCACATGGAGGGAACTCTGGTCCAGCTTCATGTGCTGATGAACAGCATATAGCACCTCAGCCTCAGCTGGTTCGTTTTACCATGGATGCCAGTAGCAATGTCTATGAGCCCACTTTCTTCGGTGTAAACCAGATAAACTAA
- the LOC112884026 gene encoding serine/threonine-protein kinase STY13-like — MAEGARFHGMIGGGGGKGMQDNEINGFYNMPYYQKFGEGSHMSVDSADGFNLANCAGGSVAMSVDNSSVGSNESRTVILKHPGLRDAPTASYSVGNSVFRPNRVAAHTLSEDALARVLMDPNNPTEILNNYEQWTIDLGRLDMGDPFAQGAFGKLYRGTYNGEDVAIKLLEKPENDPERAHLMEQQFVQEVMMLSRLSHPNIVRFIGACRKSIVWCIITEYAKGGSVRQFLARRQNKSVPLRLAVKQALDVARGMAYVHALGFIHRDLKSDNLLIAADKSIKIADFGVARIEVKTEGMTPETGTYRWMAPEMIQHRPYDHKVDVYSFGIVLWELITGMLPFTNMTAVQAAFAVVNKGARPVIPQDCLPSLTHIMTRCWDANPEVRPPFTEIVCMLESAEMEIVSNVRKARFRCCMSQPMTTD, encoded by the exons ATGGCTGAGGGGGCGAGGTTTCATGGTATGattggcggtggcggaggcaAGGGGATGCAAGACAATGAGATCAATGGCTTCTACAACATGCCTTATTACCAGAAGTTTGGGGAGGGCTCCCACATGTCTGTGGACAGCGCCGATGGCTTCAACCTGGCCAACTGCGCCGGCGGTTCTGTCGCCATGTCTGTGGACAACAGCAGTGTGGGCTCGAATGAGTCCCGCACGGTCATACTGAAGCACCCAGGCCTTCGTGATGCCCCGACGGCAAGCTACTCAGTTGGCAATAGTGTCTTCCGCCCCAACCGTGTGGCTGCGCACACGCTGAGTGAGGATGCATTGGCTCGTGTCTTGATGGACCCGAATAATCCTACAGAGATACTAAACAACTATGAGCAGTGGACTATTGATCTGGGGAGGTTGGACATGGGGGATCCTTTTGCTCAAGGAGCCTTTGGGAAGCTGTACCGGGGAACATACAATGGAGAAGATGTTGCCATTAAGCTGCTGGAGAAGCCTGAGAATGACCCGGAAAGAGCCCATTTGATGGAGCAGCAATTTGTGCAAGAAGTTATGATGTTGTCAAGGCTGAGTCACCCAAATATTGTAAGGTTCATAGGGGCATGTAGGAAATCGATTGTATGGTGCATTATTACAGAGTATGCCAAGGGCGGCTCAGTCCGGCAGTTCCTGGCGAGAAGGCAGAACAAGTCGGTGCCTTTGAGGTTGGCTGTGAAACAGGCGCTTGATGTAGCCCGGGGAATGGCTTATGTTCATGCATTGGGATTTATTCACAGAGACCTAAAGTCAGATAACCTTCTGATTGCAGCAGACAAATCCATTAAGATTGCTGACTTTGGAGTTGCTCGTATTGAGGTGAAAACTGAAGGGATGACACCAGAGACAGGAACCTACCGCTGGATGGCACC GGAAATGATCCAGCACAGGCCCTATGATCATAAAGTTGATGTCTATAGTTTTGGGATTGTCTTGTGGGAACTTATAACCGGCATGCTTCCCTTCACAAACATGACAGCTGTTCAGGCAGCTTTCGCTGTTGTAAATAAGGGTGCTCGTCCAGTAATCCCTCAAGACTGCCTGCCTTCTCTGACCCACATCATGACTCGCTGCTGGGATGCGAACCCTGAAGTTCGCCCACCATTTACTGAGATCGTCTGCATGCTTGAGAGTGCTGAGATGGAGATTGTGAGCAATGTGCGTAAAGCACGCTTCCGCTGCTGTATGTCTCAGCCCATGACAACCGATTGA
- the LOC112901580 gene encoding trihelix transcription factor ASR3 isoform X2 has product MDPAAADLQCVIQALPAHSKAVQPPPLVQALPAHHSPAKTHPPPAPASSPAGPKRRPPPTPPGPAPPSPRRTRSGGAPEWTPAETLALVAEVAAVDDGWSRSVSAFQKWAMVAENLAASEALASSGTARRRGSKRAAAECRRRWEALAAEYGAVRRWEVRTGGRYWEMGAAARRKAGLPVEFDLELYGAMDALIRVEEALLAGAAGGGGGGEEVEGLVGSGAGVEVGEHDGGDDHEVGEDEVQEDETVEEVKEEGEAEEEGEEEEEEDDDDDDESEEHEEMQVDDGNADASNDLGHEVGTNSKPEKSQNNAWDLANKLQENAQHIHTILNDETDEDAGQNHALAGLVSPDAMATTRQKADELIKSLGGLVSYLNQFTELVKESGFENIVGMT; this is encoded by the exons ATGGATCCCGCCGCGGCCGACCTGCAGTGCGTCATCCAGGCGCTCCCGGCGCACTCCAAGGCCGTCCAGCCGCCGCCACTGGTCCAGGCGCTCCCCGCCCACCACTCCCCGGCCAAAACccacccgccgcccgcccccgcctcctCTCCCGCCGGCCCCaagcgccgccccccgcccacCCCGCCGGGACCGGCGCCCCCGAGCCCGCGCCGCACCCGCTCGGGCGGCGCGCCGGAGTGGACGCCCGCCGAGACGCTCGCGCTCGTCGCCGAGGTGGCCGCCGTGGACGACGGCTGGTCCCGCTCCGTCTCCGCGttccagaagtgggccatggtcGCCGAGAATCTCGCAGCCTCCGAGGCCCTCGCCTCCTCGGGAACCGCGAGGCGGCGGGGGAgcaagagggcggcggcggagtgccGCCGGCGGTgggaggcgctggcggcggaGTATGGGGCCGTGCGGCGGTGGGAGGTGCGCACGGGCGGGAGGTACTGGGAGATGGGCGCCGCGGCGCGGAGGAAGGCCGGGCTGCCGGTGGAGTTTGATCTGGAGTTGTATGGGGCCATGGACGCGCTCATTCGGGTCGAGGAGGCGCTGCTCGCGGGCGCGGCTGGCGGTGGCGGGGGAGGGGAAGAGGTGGAGGGATTGGTTGGCAGCGGTGCCGGCGTTGAGGTGGGTGAGCATGACGGCGGTGACGACCATGAGGTTGGAGAAGACGAGGTGCAGGAGGATGAAACGGTGGAGGAGGTGAAAGAGGAGGGAGAGGCggaagaggagggggaggaggaagaagaagaagatgatgatgacgacgacgaaAGTGAGGAACATGAGGAAATGCAGGTGGATGATGGCAATGCCGATGCTTCAAATGACTTGG GCCATGAGGTGGGAACAAACAGCAAACCCGAGAAAAGCCAAAACAATGCATGGGACCTGGCCAACAAGTTACAAGAGAACGCGCAGCATATTCACACCATACTGAATGACGAGACTGATGAAGATGCTGGCCAAAACCATGCTCTTGCTGGTTTAGTTTCACCTGATGCCATGGCGACCACCCGCCAAAAGGCTGATGAGCTCATCAAATCGCTCGGCGGGCTTGTCAGCTACCTGAACCAGTTCACTGAGCTGGTCAAGGAAAGCGGGTTCGAGAACATCGTCGGAATGACCTGA
- the LOC112901580 gene encoding trihelix transcription factor ASR3 isoform X1 codes for MDPAAADLQCVIQALPAHSKAVQPPPLVQALPAHHSPAKTHPPPAPASSPAGPKRRPPPTPPGPAPPSPRRTRSGGAPEWTPAETLALVAEVAAVDDGWSRSVSAFQKWAMVAENLAASEALASSGTARRRGSKRAAAECRRRWEALAAEYGAVRRWEVRTGGRYWEMGAAARRKAGLPVEFDLELYGAMDALIRVEEALLAGAAGGGGGGEEVEGLVGSGAGVEVGEHDGGDDHEVGEDEVQEDETVEEVKEEGEAEEEGEEEEEEDDDDDDESEEHEEMQVDDGNADASNDLEGHEVGTNSKPEKSQNNAWDLANKLQENAQHIHTILNDETDEDAGQNHALAGLVSPDAMATTRQKADELIKSLGGLVSYLNQFTELVKESGFENIVGMT; via the exons ATGGATCCCGCCGCGGCCGACCTGCAGTGCGTCATCCAGGCGCTCCCGGCGCACTCCAAGGCCGTCCAGCCGCCGCCACTGGTCCAGGCGCTCCCCGCCCACCACTCCCCGGCCAAAACccacccgccgcccgcccccgcctcctCTCCCGCCGGCCCCaagcgccgccccccgcccacCCCGCCGGGACCGGCGCCCCCGAGCCCGCGCCGCACCCGCTCGGGCGGCGCGCCGGAGTGGACGCCCGCCGAGACGCTCGCGCTCGTCGCCGAGGTGGCCGCCGTGGACGACGGCTGGTCCCGCTCCGTCTCCGCGttccagaagtgggccatggtcGCCGAGAATCTCGCAGCCTCCGAGGCCCTCGCCTCCTCGGGAACCGCGAGGCGGCGGGGGAgcaagagggcggcggcggagtgccGCCGGCGGTgggaggcgctggcggcggaGTATGGGGCCGTGCGGCGGTGGGAGGTGCGCACGGGCGGGAGGTACTGGGAGATGGGCGCCGCGGCGCGGAGGAAGGCCGGGCTGCCGGTGGAGTTTGATCTGGAGTTGTATGGGGCCATGGACGCGCTCATTCGGGTCGAGGAGGCGCTGCTCGCGGGCGCGGCTGGCGGTGGCGGGGGAGGGGAAGAGGTGGAGGGATTGGTTGGCAGCGGTGCCGGCGTTGAGGTGGGTGAGCATGACGGCGGTGACGACCATGAGGTTGGAGAAGACGAGGTGCAGGAGGATGAAACGGTGGAGGAGGTGAAAGAGGAGGGAGAGGCggaagaggagggggaggaggaagaagaagaagatgatgatgacgacgacgaaAGTGAGGAACATGAGGAAATGCAGGTGGATGATGGCAATGCCGATGCTTCAAATGACTTGG AAGGCCATGAGGTGGGAACAAACAGCAAACCCGAGAAAAGCCAAAACAATGCATGGGACCTGGCCAACAAGTTACAAGAGAACGCGCAGCATATTCACACCATACTGAATGACGAGACTGATGAAGATGCTGGCCAAAACCATGCTCTTGCTGGTTTAGTTTCACCTGATGCCATGGCGACCACCCGCCAAAAGGCTGATGAGCTCATCAAATCGCTCGGCGGGCTTGTCAGCTACCTGAACCAGTTCACTGAGCTGGTCAAGGAAAGCGGGTTCGAGAACATCGTCGGAATGACCTGA
- the LOC112884863 gene encoding pollen receptor-like kinase 4 — protein sequence SPRPAATQGGGVTEADVLIAFRNTLRGPDGAPPGPLRSWGTPGPCQGNSSSWYGVSCHGNGSVQGLQLERLGLAGAAPDLAALAVLPGLRALSLSDNALTGAFPNVSALGVLKMLYLSRNRLSGVIPEGTFRPMRGLRKLHLAFNEFSGPVPGSITSPRLLEFVDVSNNNLSGPIPAGLSRFNSSMFSGNKFLCGKPLDAECNGLGVPTSGMSTMMKIAIALIVLGLLLCAVGIATGVLGRRRRKPRRAAAESLGGGDQTPSNPKLNTAPAVNIESAASTNQPRAGAATTAGGAAAAKRQRRDEHGRLVFIQEGRTRFEIEDLLRASAEVLGSGNFGSSYKATLCEGPAVVVKRFKDMNGVGREDFSEHMRRLGRLAHPNLLPLVAYLYKKEEKLLVTDYIVNGSLAQLLHGNRGSLLDWGKRLRIIKGAARGLAHLYDELPMLTVPHGHLKSSNVLLDGTFEAVLSDYALVPVVTSQIAAQVMVAYKAPECIAPQGKPSKKSDVWSLGILILEVLTGKFPANYLQKGRQGGDLASWVQSVVTEERTDEVFDKDITGARGYEADMVKLLQVGLGCCDADVDRRLELKTVIARIDEIREPEPAAAAAAADSTSSSS from the exons tcgccgcgccccgccgcgacCCAGGGCGGCGGCGTCACGGAGGCCGACGTGCTGATCGCGTTCCGGAACACGCTGCGCGGGCCGGACGGCGCGCCCCCGGGCCCGCTGCGGAGCTGGGGCACCCCGGGCCCGTGCCAGGGCAACAGCTCATCGTGGTACGGCGTGTCGTGCCACGGCAACGGCAGCGTGCAGGGCCTGCAGCTGGAGCGGCTCGGCCtggccggcgccgcgcccgACCTGGCCGCGCTCGCCGTGCTCCCGGGCCTCCGCGCGCTCAGCCTCTCCGACAACGCGCTCACCGGCGCGTTCCCCAACGTGTCCGCGCTCGGCGTGCTCAAGATGCTCTACCTGTCGCGGAACCGCCTCTCCGGCGTCATACCGGAGGGCACGTTCAGGCCCATGCGCGGCCTCCGCAAGCTGCACCTCGCCTTCAACGAGTTCTCCGGGCCCGTGCCGGGATCCATCACCTCGCCACGGCTGCTGGA GTTCGTCGACGTCTCCAACAACAACCTTTCCGGCCCGATCCCGGCAGGGCTCAGCCGCTTCAATTCGAGCATGTTCTCAG GCAACAAGTTCCTCTGCGGCAAACCGCTGGACGCCGAGTGCAACGGCTTGGGGGTGCCGACCTCCGGCATGTCGACCATGATGAAGATCGCCATCGCGCTCATCGTCCTCGGCCTGCTCCTCTGCGCCGTTGGCATCGCCACGGGCGTCCTCGGCCGCCGGAGAAGAAAGCCGAGGCGCGCGGCCGCCGAGTctctcggcggcggcgaccagACGCCCTCCAACCCGAAGCTCAACACCGCGCCGGCCGTCAACATCGAGAGCGCCGCCAGCACGAACCAGCCGCGGGCCGGCGCCGCGACCACGGCcgggggcgccgccgcggcgaagCGCCAGCGGCGGGACGAGCACGGACGGCTGGTGTTCATCCAGGAGGGCCGCACCCGGTTCGAGATCGAGGACCTGCTCCGGGCGTCGGCCGAGGTGCTGGGCAGCGGCAACTTCGGGTCCTCGTACAAGGCGACGCTCTGCGAGGGCCCCGCCGTGGTGGTGAAGCGGTTCAAGGACATGAACGGCGTCGGCCGGGAGGACTTCTCGGAGCACatgcgccgcctcggccgcctcgCCCACCCCAACCTCCTCCCCCTCGTCGCCTACCTCTACAAGAAGGAGGAGAAGCTCCTCGTCACCGACTACATCGTCAATGGCAGCCTCGCCCAACTCCTCCATG GTAACCGAGGGTCGTTGTTGGATTGGGGGAAGCGTCTGCGGATCATCaagggcgcggcgcgggggctGGCGCACCTGTACGACGAGCTGCCGATGCTGACGGTGCCGCACGGGCACCTCAAGTCGTCGAACGTGCTGCTCGACGGCACGTTCGAGGCGGTGCTGTCGGACTACGCGCTGGTGCCGGTGGTGACGTCGCAGATCGCCGCGCAGGTGATGGTGGCGTACAAGGCGCCCGAGTGCATCGCGCCGCAGGGGAAGCCGTCCAAGAAGAGCGACGTGTGGAGCCTGGGCATCCTCATCCTCGAGGTGCTCACCGGCAAGTTCCCGGCGAACTACCTCCAAAAGGGGCGGCAGGGCGGTGACCTGGCCAGCTGGGTGCAGTCCGTCGTCACGGAGGAGCGCACCGACGAGGTGTTCGACAAGGACATCACGGGGGCCCGGGGCTACGAGGCCGACATGGTCAAGCTGCTCCAGGTCGGCCTGGGCTGCTGCGACGCCGACGTCGACCGGAGGTTGGAGCTCAAGACGGTCATCGCGCGCATCGACGAGATCCGGGAGCCcgaacccgccgccgccgccgccgccgctgactCGACGTCGTCGTCATCCTAG